A segment of the Acidobacteriota bacterium genome:
AGCGGGTAGCCCACCGGATTGATCTTGATGCCCACTATGTCATCGGTGGCAAACAGCAGGTTGAAGCTCGCCGCCATGTCCTTGCCGGTGAGGCCGGTGATGCCCCGCTGCACCATCTGCCGGACGACCTCGGCCACCGGCTGGTCGTTGGCCAGGCAGGCGGGATCGGTCACGTGGACCACCTTGCCGGGAAAGGGCCCGGGCAGCGACCACGGTTTTTTGGGTACGGCCATGAACTCGGCGATGTTCGTCTCAACCTCCGCCGGCGGCGGCGTCCCCTGGCCGAACGACGGCCGGCCCAGCACCAGCCCACCGGCGGCCGCCGAACCGACGCCCAGCGCCTTGACGAATGCCCGCCGCGACAGGCCGCGGTCCGTCGCCCGCCCGCTGTCATGTCCGCTCATGATTGGATGTCCTCCTCGAGATGAATGCGCGCCCGATTAGAAACCGGTTCAATCTTTGTACGCAGAAAGTTGCGGCTGGGTTCGCTCAGTCCGACGGCGGCGCCGCGGCCGGCGGTTCGCCGCCCGTCGGCACGGCCAGGTCCTGCCGGCACGACGGGCAGACCACCGCGCCCGACCGGATGAGCTCGCCGCACTTGGGGCACGGCACCCGCCATTCGGTCCCGCGCACGGCCAGCCAGACGCCGCCCAGGATGACCCCCAGGAGCAGCAGGGCCGCGGCCACCGGCACCAGCACGGCCGCCAGGCCCACCACGCCGGAGAAACCGGCCTCGCCCAGGCTGAAGAGCTTGCCCAGTCCGTCGTGGACGCCGCTGGTGATGTCGCGCACCGGACGCCGCACTCGGTTGCGCAGGTAGTGCACGCCGGTGGCGGTGGCACCGCCCAGCAGGCCCGAGGCGCCGAGCTCCACCAGGCTCTGGTCCACCGATCCCACCACGGCGGCGAACGCGATGAAGCCGGCAATGAGTTTCGGCAGGTAGGCCGCCAGGTCGGAGTATTCGCCGAGATCGGGGTGGGCGTCGATCCAGATTTCGAATACGATGAGCACGCCCAGGATCACCAGCACCGTGGGATCGGCCATCCAGCGGAAGGCTGCCGACAGCTCGAAGTATTTCGTATGGTGGAGCAGGCCCAGCAGGAAGACGGGCACGAACGCTTTGGCACCCGCGCCGCCGGCCACTCCAAACGCGGTCAGGTATTCCAGCACATTGGTCACGGCTTCACCTCCCGGTCCAGGTTGCTGCCGGCATGGTTTGGCGCGTGTTCATTATATAACCGCAAGAGGGGATCGTGATTGCAATCGTAATCATGATTATGATCGTCAACGAGCTTATTGAATGGTTAGAAGTTTAAAGGTTCGCAGGTTCACAAGTTCGAATGTTCCAGGTTCGGAATCAGTTGATGGTTGATGGTTGATTCTTCTGCCGTCTCCCGTCTCCCGTTTCCCATTTCACCTATTCACAATTCGAAATGCTCAATGACAAATGAAAAATGATCAATGTAAGACTCCTCTCCCGATTCACCGATTCACCGATTCACCGATTCACCGATTCACCAGATCTTGATCCGATAGCTCACCCCGGCGCTGAGCGACGTCTCGCTCACGAACATACCCTGCACGGTGAACGACCACCTGTTGCCGAGGTCCACCTCCACACCCGACAGCACGGCGAGGTTCTTCTCACGGGTTGTTCTGCCGTCGTAGGCGACGGTGATCTCCGGATACGGGGCATACACCCAGAGGCCGTCCAGGTCGAAGTGGGAGTGGCAGTAGCCCAGGCCGACATATGGCGCGAACCGTCCGACGGGCCAGGCCAGAATGCCTGACGCGCTGGCCTGCCAGTATGTGATCGTGTCATCGGTCTCCCAGCCGAGCGCTTCCGCGGAGCTGCCGTCGGGCGCGTAGACCCAGTCCCCGACATCACGCGACGTGTAGCGGAGGTATTTCATCATGGCGATGAGCTCGGGCCCCGCCGCATGCTGCCACAGCAGGGCCTTGCCGCCCACGTACCAGAGGAACCGGCGTCCGACGGTTCCCTCCCAGTCGTTGACGCCCGCCTCCTCGCTGAGCCACCGGCCGCGGCCCGTCATGCCGAGGCCGGCGTTGACGTTGACGCGATCGTGGAGTCCCAACGCCAGGGTTACGAGGAATTGTTCATCGTCCTCGAATTTGGCATCCTTCACATCCGTGGCCAAGGAGCCGTCCCAGTAGGTCCGGATCAGCTCGTAGTGCTCGAAATCCTGGAGGAAAATAAATCCGGCCTGCAGCCCCACCCCCAGATGCCCCTTGGGCACCAGGCGGACGGGATTGCCCGCGTCCTGGCCGGCGGCGACAGTCAGGCAGGCGGCACCGATCAGCAACAACAGCAGGTGGTGTTTCACGGTCGCTCTCCTCTCGGATCCTCAGTGATGCGGGGGCAGGATGGTTTTCACGGCGTAGCCGTGCTTCGGCACCGTCAGCGGCTCATCCAGCAGGCCGGCCTGGGCGGTGCTCTGGCCCACCCGCCACCAGTTGACGGTGCAGTCGGTGTCGTTCGGATTGCAGGCCGCCACGGTGTAGAGCTTCCGGTCCGGGTGGTAGAACACGGCCGCCGCCGGCTGGACCACCGCCTGGCCCTGCCCCTGGGACGCGGCCACCGCCTTGGAGTAGCCGAAGAACGTGGCGTCGGGGGCGCCGTACTGATCCAGCACCCAGAAGAAGTTGATCAGTTCCACCGGCGTCTGGCGGTCGTCCAGGAAGTTGTTGACCAGGTTGTTGCGGTCCGCCTGTGTCCCGCTGCACGTCATGGACCAGATCCATTGCCAGGGCGACAGGCCGTTCTGCGCCTTGAAGTCCGGCCGCGGGTCCTTGTAGATGGTGTCCAGTCCGAGCAGCGCGCGCATCTGGTTCACCGAGGCGACGTAGGTTTTCAGGCCCTGATTGCGCGCGTAGTCCCAGCCCTGGGAGTAGATATCCCTGGAGTTCAGGATCTCCAGGGCCGCCTTCTGGAAGGCGCTCCCCCGCACGAAATCGAGCGTATGGGCCGACTGCGGGATCCACCCGTTGTCGCGGGCGCCGAGCGGCATGGCGTCGCCGTACATCGACTGCTGGATCACGGCTGCCTGGTGGATCTTCATGCTCCAGGCCGAGTAGTTCTCCTTCGTGGCCGTTTCCGGTGTCACGCCCCAGTACCACCAGCCCGACCAGAAGGTGGTCCCGCGCGTCCAGTAGTGGACGGAGCTGGGGCCGTCGCAGTTGGCGCTGGGCACCCAGTCGCCGCGGGACGACCAGCGGGCCTCGCCGGGGGTGTAGGTCGGCGTCGTGTACGTCTCCTCGGGCACCCGGATCTGGAGGTGGTCCGCCCAGTAGGCCTGGTAGTTGTAGAGCATGGTCGTGGCCAGATACAGCCCGAGGTCCGCCACCGCCTGCCGGCCGGTGGCCTGGCCCCACAGGACCATGGCGGCGTACATCTGATAGGCCTCACCGAAAGCGTTGTCGTTCTTCCCCTCCCAGTCGGCGACCCCCTGGGTGCCGCTGGCGGAGGGGACGCCGTCGGTCCACGGCTGTCCCAGCCACTGGTCGAAGTAGTTGAGCTTGGAGTAGGTGAAGCCGTCGACGGCCCAGAATTTCTGTGCGTCCGGGATCTGCGGGCTCGCCTGCAGTTGGGGATCGTGGGCCACGGTCATGACGAGCTGGTCGATCAGGGTGCCGAACTGGTCCTTGTGGAACATGTCGGTGTACGGAGCCTCGGCCAGCGGGGCCTGCCAGGCCGCCTGGCTGGCCGCCATGGTGAGCCAGCCGTAGTTGTAATGGTAGTCGGCGAAGTGCGTGTTCAGTTCGAAGGTGTCCTCCACCAGCCCGGTCAGGTCCGCCGGCTGGGCGATGTACGCCAGGCCGCCGCCCGGGCCGGTGCCCGTGTTGGCGCACCCGCTGGGGCAGACCAGGGCGGTGTTGCCGGGGTAGTAGAGCACGGCGCCAAGGTCGGCGTCGTACATGAAGAAGACGGGGCAGTCCGGATTGGCCTGGCCCGCCTGGGGGTTGCCGCCCGAGCCCCAGCGCATGGTGGCGCTTTCGCGGGTGGCCAGGTCGAGAAAATCGTGGATCCCCTTCATGGCGAAGCCGAACATGTCCTTGCGGTCGTAGGACGGCTTCGACGTGTAGCCCCATTGCGGCCGGATGGCGCTGAAGGCGATGTCTGAGGCGGGCTTGCCCACGTCGTCGGACGGCTGCTCGCCCAGCGATTTGAGGATGGGCAGCGTGGCGGCGATTCGGCGCAGTTGCCCGCCCGACTTGTACAACCCGGCCTGGCCGCCGCCGTCGAGCTCCATGAACATCGGCGGATACATCTGCAGCGCCGCAGTCCAGTCCCAGCAGGCCATCCAGTTGATCGCCTCCCAGATGTACTTCTTCGTGGTCGAGCCGGGGAGCGTCGCCTGCTTCCCCTCGGGGATCGGCGGCATGTAGGGCAGGATGTGGGCCAGGACATAGTTGGTTCCGAAGCTCTTGCCGTGGATGGGTTTGAGCGCGCCGTGGGCGGTCCAGAACGGGTAAAAGCCGTTGTTGGCGGCGGGCATCCGGCCCCAGAACGGGCCGTGCTCGCCTGCCGGATTCACGGGTTTGACCTCCGCCGCTGACAGGTTGCCGGCGAACACCGACCCGCCCTGGCCGTCGTTGAAATCCTCATAATGATGGGGCATGAGGCAGAACACCGTGTGGCCGGCGGCGGATGCGCCCACCGGGCCGACGGGGGCCGTGGCGGCGGTGTAGGTCGTCGACAGGATGCCCCGGTCGTGGCGGACCTGGTAGGCCACCTGGGTGTCGGTGATCGCATTGAAAGCGTACGGCGCCAAAGCCACCGCCCAGGCGCCCGCGTGGGTGCGCGCATCGTCGCGGGTGGGTGCGCGGGCGTCATCGTACGGGTACTCCACCAGGGGCAGGGCGGCGATGACATAGTGCCAGGTTGTTCCCGCCGGCAGGCTCGGCGCCGGTGACAGGAACACGCCCTGGCTTTCCGAAGTGCCCACCGTCTTGATTTGCGCAGGCACAGCCGTGGTGGTGCTCGTGTCATAGAACACCGCCATGTAGCGGTAGACGGTGATTCTTGGATTGGTGCCCAGTGCGTCCGCGCCCGCCAGCAGCATCTCCCGGATCTCGAGCAGGTAACAGCCGAGGCCGGCGTTCACCGCCGCCGTACGATCCCCCAGATCGATGGCGGCCAACTGCCGCGCCGCCAGGTTGTCGCCGCGCTTGACCACGAACTGCATGCCGTTGCCCGCCGTCCAGCCGCTGTGGGCGAACCAGGCGAAGGGCGAGCCCTGGGCCATGGTGATACGGATTGTCTCCGGAGCGGCGGCGTCCCGCACATCCCGCATCTTGGCGGACCGGCGCTCGCCCACGATCCGCCCGGCGGCGGGCGGCGGGGCCGGCCGCTCGAGGATCATCTCGATGTCCCAATCGCCCATCCGATCGGTGACCGCGTTGTCGCTGAGCCAGGCCGGCTCGGCGTCGGTGTTCGCGGTCGCCGGGTACGCCCGCACGAGCGGGTAGAACGCGCCCCGGTGCACCAGACCCCGGGTATGCTTGGAGTTGGGCCAGTGGTTGTAGGCGGGGTTTTCCCAGACACCGAGGGTCCCGACGGGCGCGCCGAACGCGAGGCCTGGCCATTCGCCGTAGGTCTGGGCCGTGGGGCGGGTGGTGTTGATGTATTTCAGCCCGAGGGCACCCGCCAGCAGGGCGCCCTGGACAAGTTTGTCGGTGGCGTTCTGGCCCCCGTTGTTGTCCACCTTCTGGTAGTCGGTGACGTTGTTCCCCCACAGCATCCACCCAGCCCACGAGTGCAGGCGGTCCACCCGCGTACCGTAGGCGCCGGCTTCCTTCATGTTCTCCGTGACCGTCGCCGTGTCCACGAAGAACGGTTGGGGATTGATGTTGCGGCTCTTTTCGGGCTGGGTGTGGATGTAGGCGGAGCCGACCTGCACCGGGTCCGCCGCGCAGAGCCCCCTCGTGGACAGAAGACACAGAATCCCGAGAACGGCCGCCGCTGTCGGGCCGCGCCACGCGGAACAATGAATCATGAATGACTCCAGGGCCGAGCGTTAAACGACTGAAAAATCTCAAATAATCTTTGAACGGAGGCTGGGGGGATGTCAATTCAAATTCAAACAGGATGTGTGAGCGAGATCACCGAAACTGTCGAATCACCAGCAGGGGGCGGAGCCGGCAGGAGCAGAGGGGGATGCTGTTCGGGGTTCGATCCCATCTTTGGACTTCGGACATCGGACATTGGGCTATTCATCTTCACCCCAAAGACACAAAGGCTCGAAGGGGAAGGAGAGGGTGGGTAGGTGGACAAGTCGGTGGGTGCATGGGTTATGTGATCCGGTGCCCAGAAGTCAGGTCCCAGATCCGAGACCCGATATCCGATTTCCGATTTCCGAAGTCCGATGTCCGCGGTACGGGACCGAGCCTCAAGTCTCGATATCGATCACGATTACGAATTACGATGACGAATAACAAGCACGAACCATCAACCATCAACCATCAACTATCAATCATCAACGGTCGCTCAGGCTGGGCGCCTGAGCGATCGTCACAGCCAGTGCCAGTCGTGGTGGGTGAGGAGGTACCAGACGACGTAGATCCAGCCCAGCAGCCCGTGCAGCAGCACCCACAGGACCGACTTGTTCGCCGTCCACGACATCACCATGGCCAGCGCCGCCCCGAACCCCAGCCCCGATCCGGCCAGGACGCAGCCTCTTCCTTCCCGTTCCGCCATCGTGCCCACCTCCTGATCTGAATGGACCGGCATCCGCCGCGCGGTGACACCGGTGTCAGTCCCCCTGTTTGCCCATCACGGACGATATCCGGTGCGCACCGCCGGCAGGCACATGTCCCGCCGGCGGCGCGCCTGCTCGGTGCTATTCGTGCTTGGTACCGCAACCGCTCCGGCTGGGACACTGGCTGCAGTCCGGCTTGGCGGCGGTCTTCCCCTCGGCGGGGACCACCTTCTCCAGCTTCGCGGTGGGCGCCACCGGGGCGAGGGCTTTCAGGATCTCGTCGGGGTTGGTCCTGGCCGTTTCGAAGGTGACGGCGTACTGGCCCTTCTCCTTGTCCACCTTGGCCGCGACGATGCCGGTCTTCTCGGCCAGCGCCTTGGACAGCGCCTTCACCGTGGCCACCTGGTCCAACCCGGGTACCGCGAACACGGCGGTCTCCTGGGCGACCGCCGGCTTGGCGGCGGGCGTAGTCGGGGCGTCAGCGGCCAGCAGGCCGCCGGCGATCGCGCCTGCCAAAACGACAAGCACCACGAGTCTGTTGAGCTTCATCATGTCCGCAGTCCTCCACGTGTATGGTTTATGGGTCTGAATCACTTGTCTATCATCGGAACCTGACTCCGGGGGATCCCATCCACTTCGACCACCCGGTAGATGCCAAACGCCACCTCGCCGGTTGCTTCGTCATACACCGGGCTCTCGACGGCTCGGATGATCGCAGCCGGACCGATCCAGGTCGGGTCGTAGGTCACCTCGGCCCGGTTGCGCGAGGCGAACGCTTCGAACCGTATGATGCCGGGCACGCCCTCGAGTTGCACGGCGGCACGCTCGGCGGTATCCACGCAGCGGAGCCCCTCGACCAACAGAACGGTGGTCCGTTGCCCGGCGGCGCCTGCCGCGGCGGGCTGGAAATCGCGGGTATAGCTGGGCACGGCCACGAGGCTCGCCGAACCGATTCCGAGCAGCGCCGCCAGGAGCACGGCGGCGGGAATCCACCAGGGCGACACTCTCATCGCCGCACCCCCTCGATGCGAAGCTCCAGGGCGCCAGCCGCCGGACAGGCGTGCACGCACTCCAAGCACAGGGTGCACTCGCCCGAGCGCACCTGGTCCGCCCCGGACACATCCAGCGAGTGGGGGCAGGCCCGGTCGCACGCTCCGCAGCGGGTGCAGGCCGCCGCGGACCGCGCCAAGCGCACCCGGCCCACCGCCGCCAGCGGCCAGAGCGCCGCGCCAAGCGGGCACAGGTAGCGGCACCAGGCCATGGGCACCAGCACCGCCGCCGCCAGCAGCCCCGCCAGCACGGCGTAGCTCCAAGGCATCACGTCGTGGCCGTGGAAGCTGAACAGAATGTAGTAGGGATCGTACCCCCGGAAGATCAACTCCCCGGTCCGGTAGGTGAAGGACAGGATCACGAGGAGGACCGGCACCCGTAGCAGACGGAGCCAGCGGTCCGCCGCGCGGGGCGGCTCCAGGCACTGCCGGTACCCGCCGCCGGGCGAGCGCCTGCTCCGCCGGAAGAGGCGCCGGCCCAGGGCGGCCAGACCCTCGCTGATGGTGCCGAACGGGCATACCCAGGAGCAGAACGACTTGCGCGCCAGCACGGTGAGTCCCAGTAGGGCCAGGAACAGGGTCAGGTTCAGTTCGCCCGCGGCGCAGCTGAACCGCTGGTTGCTGAGGAAAGCGTACAGCGTCTCGAGGCCGCCGAAGGGACAGTATTTTTCCACGCTGGTCAGGGACCAGCCCGTGGCGAAGCGCAAACCGGTCACGGCGGCGGCCGCGACGATCGCGATCTGGAACATCCGGCGGGTCAGTATCAGCATGTTCGGTACACTGGGACGGCTGTCGCCGCTGGCGAAATGAACCGAAACCGTACCATCCGGTCGGTGTTTCGTCAAGTGATTTCAGGCGGTTCCAGCGGCACTTCCCGGACCCCGCCCGCCGCGTCCAGCGCAAACACCGCCAGGGCGCCGGGACCGTTCCCCACCTTGTTCAACGCTGCGAACAGTGTGCCGCCGCTGTCCGCGTCATTGCCGGCCGGGCGGATGGTGACCCGGTAGGGGTGGTGCAGATGGCCGGCGATGACCAAGGCCGGCCGTAGATGTGCTATCAGCAGCCGGGCCCACTCGTTGCCCACCGCGTCGTAGCGCAGGCTCCGGCGCCGGCGCTCGAACTCAGCGGCGTCACTCTCGGCGATGACCTCGGCCGGCCATTCGTGGAGCACCAGCACGTCCGCTCCCGGCTGGTCCAGCAGGAACTCCACATGGGATTCCCGAAAATAGGAATACTCTTTGGGCGACACCTGCCGCCTTCGATCGATAGGGGGCAGCGGTTCGGTGAACTTCTCGGGGTGGTAGATGCCGGACAGAGCGCAGACCCGCACTCCATGGATGGAGCCGGCGAAGGCCCGACCGAGATACGTGCAATTGTGGCAAAGGGTGAAGCCGTCCGGATGCTGCTTGAGAAAACCGACGGGCTCGTGGTTGCCGCCGATGAAATAGACCGGCCGCGGCAGTGCCAGTTCCCCAGCCCAGACGGCCGGGAAATCGCCCAGTTGCCGGTAGCGGGCGGGCGCGGCCATGGTCCGCAGGTCATCTGCGTGCCGGATGGGTTCGAAATCGCCCGCCTGCAGGACGAAATCCACCGAGCGGCCCAGGCGTGCTTCGGCGCACCGCAACAGGGTCACCAACTCGCGGTGGCGGCCGTGCACGTCGCCGGCACAGGCGAAAGTTGCCGGTCGCCCGGCGACGCCGGGCGCAGGTGTGGACGCTGAGCAATGGCGACGTGTGATCACCGGTCTCCCTCCCCCGCTGATCGATCCGCGGACATTGTTTCAGGACCGCGGCGGGAGTAACACAGGCTGGTATCCAACAATTGATATTTTTTGCGACATTTGACGCAACCTTTCAGCTCGCTATCCGATAAGTGATTCAGTTCATCATCAAGGAGGGCGTGGGGGTGCGATACCGAAAAGCCACGGTGGCGTTCGTTCTGTCCGCACTGATTCTGGCCTGCGCCTCCCACAACGGGAGGAACTCCATGAGCGAATCGGGCAAGTCCGGCGGCGTTTCCGGTGCTGTCATCACGGTGGCTGCCCCCGGCGGGTACGTGACCGCGGATGCGGCCTTTGTGGTGTCGGTCCCCTACCTGGTCATCCAGGAGGACGGCCGGATCATACGCCTGGCCCAAGGACCCGGCGGATACTGGAACGTCTGGAAAACCGGCCGGCTGACCACGCCATCGCTGCCGGAGCTGCTGCAGCGGCTGGAAGATCTGGGATTCTGGGAATGGGACAGCCGGGCGGTGGAGCGGGAGGTCCACGCCACGACGCTCATCACCGACCTGCCCACCACCGCGATCACGGTCCGAGCCGGCGGGCGGGAGAAGACGTTCGCCTGTTACGGGCTCCGCCAGTACTGGCAACACCATGCCATCCCCGCGTTGCGGCAGCCCGTCGCGGCGCTGGATCTGCTGGAGGGATTGCCGGCGCCGGACATCTACTACCCGCCCGCAGGCGAGGTGTTGCTCATCCCCCTCGACGAGCCGCTGCCCCGCAACGCGACGCCGGGTGCCTGGCCGCTGCCGGCCTTGCCGCTCCGCGTTTCGAGCGGCGTCCACCGCGGCAGTTTGCTGGGCGCCTACGACGGGCCGGAGTTCCGCCAGATCGTCGAGGTGCTGTCCCGGCACAGCCTGGTCCGGTTCGACGGGAAATTCTATTCGGCGGCGTACCGCCCTTCGTTCAACGTCGGCAGATAATTCCCGGCGCACGCGCCGGGCGGGATAATGATTCGATATCTTATCACCTGTCGGTCGGGAGCCGGGCTTCCGGATCCGGCAGAAGGAGGGGACCATGTCCGATGTGGGGGGCGTGGGCGGCGCCGGCGGAGTTCAGGGAGGCGCCTCTCCGTCCGATCAAACCTGGAGCGTGGACCAGGACAGCAACACCATCACCCTGGACAACGGGTACACCATCACCTTCGAGAACGACGACCAGGCGTGGCACATCCGGGACGCCGACGGCAACGACGTCCGGATCTGGGGCGACCCCCACGTGCACGAGGGTGACGGCGGCAAGTGGGATTTCAAGGCTCAGATGACCTTCGAGCTGGAGGACGGCACGAAGATCACCGTCAAGACCAAACCCATCGGCGACGGCTCAGTGACCGTCTCCGATGAACTCATCATCACCAAGGGCGACCAGGCCATCCACGTCACCGGCATCGCCGACAACAACGTCCAGATCGGCGACGTAACCATGGACGGCGCCGCGCTGGATGCGGCCACCGCCGACGGCTACGTGGCCACGGAGACGGGTGGAGTGGACGACTGGAGTTTCCGCGGCACCGAGATCACCCGCAACCTCCCGTTCGTGGACTACGAGACGTACGTCGCCGCCATGGGCCTGTTTGAAAATCCGCCGCCCCTGAACCTGCTGGACCTGACCGCGCTCCACGCCGCCGCCCTGGCCGCCGGCCAGACCGACGAGGAGTACATCGAGGACCAGCTCAACCAGCTTGAGGCGGACATGCAGGCCCAGCTGGACGCCGCCCGCCAGAAAATGAACCAGGCCGACAACTTCTACGAGCGGAAGTATTACGAGGATCTGGTCAACGCCCTCTCGACGGACATCAGCGAGCTCCAGGCCGGCGAGGGGACCGGCTCCGTCGAAGACAAAATGAACCTCTACAACCGCCTCGGCTTCGAGTTTCACCTGGAGGTGGAGTACAACATCAACATCACCGGGGTGGGGGTGACCTGGACCCAGGCCGAGCTCCAGGAGCTGGAGGACCAGCTCGAGATGCTCCCGCCCGACTTCACCGTCTTCAACCACAACCTGCGCGAAATCCGGCGCGAGGCCATGCAACCCGGGGTGGGCGGCTACAACACCGGATCCGGCCTCATCGCCCTGGGATCCGGCAACGTGGCCCGCTCCATCATCCACGAAATCGGCCACGACTTCGACAACGAGAACCCGCGCTGGGACGACTTTCTGGCCACCTCCGGCTGGGTAAACCACACCGGCGATTTCACCGACATCAGCTCCGATTTCACCGGCGATACGTATACGCCGTACAACGGCTCCGCTCGGTACAGCGACGGGCAGATCTACAATGACGGCGATCCCATCGACCTGGACGGCGACGGGGTGGACGATGGCATCGTGCAGGTGCACTACGGCCAGGTGTACGTCTGCGACGCCGACGCCGACTTCATTTCCAATTACGCGTCCACCAATCCGAAGGATGACTTCGCCGACTGCCTGAAGTTCTTCTGCAAGGATCCCCAGCAGCTTAAAAACGACTGCCCCGAAAAGTACCAGTTCATGGTGGAGTTCATGGGGTATGACCCGCTGGCGGCGCCTTAAACCGGACGGATATCCGGTCGGGCAGTCCATCTGAGATCGCGAGCGTCAAGGAGGTTCTGACATGTTTGAGCCGA
Coding sequences within it:
- a CDS encoding metallophosphoesterase, with protein sequence MITRRHCSASTPAPGVAGRPATFACAGDVHGRHRELVTLLRCAEARLGRSVDFVLQAGDFEPIRHADDLRTMAAPARYRQLGDFPAVWAGELALPRPVYFIGGNHEPVGFLKQHPDGFTLCHNCTYLGRAFAGSIHGVRVCALSGIYHPEKFTEPLPPIDRRRQVSPKEYSYFRESHVEFLLDQPGADVLVLHEWPAEVIAESDAAEFERRRRSLRYDAVGNEWARLLIAHLRPALVIAGHLHHPYRVTIRPAGNDADSGGTLFAALNKVGNGPGALAVFALDAAGGVREVPLEPPEIT
- a CDS encoding 4Fe-4S binding protein, with protein sequence MLILTRRMFQIAIVAAAAVTGLRFATGWSLTSVEKYCPFGGLETLYAFLSNQRFSCAAGELNLTLFLALLGLTVLARKSFCSWVCPFGTISEGLAALGRRLFRRSRRSPGGGYRQCLEPPRAADRWLRLLRVPVLLVILSFTYRTGELIFRGYDPYYILFSFHGHDVMPWSYAVLAGLLAAAVLVPMAWCRYLCPLGAALWPLAAVGRVRLARSAAACTRCGACDRACPHSLDVSGADQVRSGECTLCLECVHACPAAGALELRIEGVRR
- a CDS encoding heavy-metal-associated domain-containing protein translates to MRVSPWWIPAAVLLAALLGIGSASLVAVPSYTRDFQPAAAGAAGQRTTVLLVEGLRCVDTAERAAVQLEGVPGIIRFEAFASRNRAEVTYDPTWIGPAAIIRAVESPVYDEATGEVAFGIYRVVEVDGIPRSQVPMIDK
- a CDS encoding twin-arginine translocation signal domain-containing protein; this encodes MSGHDSGRATDRGLSRRAFVKALGVGSAAAGGLVLGRPSFGQGTPPPAEVETNIAEFMAVPKKPWSLPGPFPGKVVHVTDPACLANDQPVAEVVRQMVQRGITGLTGKDMAASFNLLFATDDIVGIKINPVGYPL
- a CDS encoding DUF4126 family protein; the protein is MTNVLEYLTAFGVAGGAGAKAFVPVFLLGLLHHTKYFELSAAFRWMADPTVLVILGVLIVFEIWIDAHPDLGEYSDLAAYLPKLIAGFIAFAAVVGSVDQSLVELGASGLLGGATATGVHYLRNRVRRPVRDITSGVHDGLGKLFSLGEAGFSGVVGLAAVLVPVAAALLLLGVILGGVWLAVRGTEWRVPCPKCGELIRSGAVVCPSCRQDLAVPTGGEPPAAAPPSD